A stretch of the Bacillus sp. FJAT-18017 genome encodes the following:
- a CDS encoding anti-sigma factor domain-containing protein, which yields MDETFVTLLTPEGEFLKARKQKRIYSIGEEISFNPELLGLPEKKLSIKWLASMRRGITVAAAAVLLLASAMATNLDDNKVYAYMSIDVKPSIELGVNDKMEVIKLTAYNREGKEITSGLIDWEEKDAAKVGKEILAAIDSAGYFSDSNEVIISSVNTEEKETKAEKKLKATINEISKKAKQDSHQVKVIKATEKDLKQAWKHGQTTGIYKNNAEKEAEPASQGETKLKQPAPVVPAAIPGQDKKETNPGQEKKAVLEKQDDKKGLANNNNGKKNHPAKQNPGNSNKDKVKDNNKAQGKDKAKSKEDKDKGKDKGKDKDNPKGKNQDNQKGKNKSKEKKDKKSQQPNNNQHRNKSKSGD from the coding sequence ATGGATGAAACGTTTGTTACCTTGTTAACCCCTGAGGGCGAATTTTTAAAGGCACGCAAGCAAAAAAGAATATATTCAATCGGGGAAGAAATATCATTTAATCCCGAGCTTCTTGGCCTTCCTGAAAAGAAACTTTCAATTAAGTGGTTAGCATCAATGAGGCGTGGAATTACTGTTGCCGCAGCTGCAGTATTGCTGCTGGCATCTGCCATGGCTACCAATTTGGATGACAACAAGGTTTATGCTTATATGTCCATTGATGTAAAGCCAAGTATAGAACTTGGGGTCAATGACAAAATGGAAGTTATTAAATTAACTGCCTACAATCGTGAGGGAAAAGAGATCACCTCAGGGCTTATAGATTGGGAAGAGAAGGATGCAGCAAAAGTTGGGAAAGAAATTCTTGCTGCAATTGATTCGGCCGGTTATTTTTCAGACTCGAATGAAGTTATTATATCCTCTGTAAATACAGAAGAAAAAGAAACAAAAGCCGAAAAAAAACTGAAGGCTACAATTAACGAAATTTCAAAGAAAGCCAAGCAGGATAGCCATCAAGTAAAAGTGATAAAAGCTACAGAAAAAGACTTGAAGCAAGCCTGGAAACACGGACAAACTACAGGAATATATAAAAATAATGCTGAAAAAGAAGCAGAGCCAGCATCACAAGGGGAAACTAAATTAAAGCAACCTGCCCCTGTTGTTCCTGCGGCCATCCCAGGACAGGATAAAAAAGAAACAAACCCTGGTCAGGAAAAGAAAGCAGTACTTGAAAAACAGGATGACAAAAAAGGCCTGGCTAATAACAATAATGGCAAAAAGAATCATCCAGCCAAACAAAACCCAGGAAACAGCAATAAGGATAAGGTTAAAGATAACAATAAGGCTCAAGGTAAAGATAAGGCTAAAAGTAAAGAGGATAAAGACAAAGGCAAAGATAAAGGAAAAGATAAAGACAACCCTAAAGGTAAAAATCAGGATAACCAAAAAGGAAAAAATAAAAGTAAAGAAAAAAAAGATAAGAAATCACAGCAGCCTAATAACAATCAGCATAGAAACAAAAGCAAGTCCGGCGATTAG
- a CDS encoding (Fe-S)-binding protein — protein MTTVKEKEIIQDQFKERMNEDELLNCMRCGFCLPSCPTYIESGFQETHSPRGRIALMKAVVDGIIPPDEDFERSLDLCLGCRACETVCPSGVNYGALLEDARDIVAQNKKYSLPVRVARKAVFKGLFPHQNRMRSVAGLISFYQRSGLQTAARKIGFMSLLPDSLATMEKVLPNVPPMKELKNRPDFAPAIGMKTKRVAFFSGCLMDTMFIESNNATIKLLQLAGCEVIIPKDQACCGALHGHYGEKDHAKEMAKKNIQAFEEAGADFIITNAGGCGGFLIDYGHLLHDDPVWSSRAHSFASKLKDISQILVEVGFHEQVELELPYQVITYQDSCHLRNVMKTASAPRTLLKAIKGTEYREMQEADRCCGSAGIYNIIESEMSMKLLDYKMEKAKHTQAATIVTANPGCLLQMKLGIEREGLTQSMRGVHIVDLLLEAVKDKVLLNK, from the coding sequence ATGACAACTGTTAAAGAAAAAGAAATAATCCAGGACCAATTCAAGGAAAGAATGAATGAAGATGAATTATTGAACTGCATGAGGTGCGGCTTCTGTCTGCCAAGCTGCCCCACTTATATCGAATCCGGATTCCAGGAAACTCATTCACCGCGTGGCCGAATCGCTTTGATGAAAGCTGTAGTCGACGGAATTATCCCTCCTGATGAGGATTTCGAACGTTCATTGGACCTTTGCTTAGGCTGCAGGGCCTGTGAAACTGTTTGCCCGTCAGGTGTTAATTATGGAGCCTTGCTAGAGGATGCACGCGATATTGTCGCTCAAAATAAAAAGTACTCCCTCCCTGTAAGGGTCGCCAGAAAAGCGGTTTTTAAAGGGCTCTTTCCACATCAGAACAGAATGCGTTCTGTAGCCGGATTAATTAGCTTTTACCAGCGGTCAGGCCTGCAGACAGCAGCAAGGAAAATTGGATTTATGAGCCTGCTGCCAGATTCTTTGGCAACAATGGAAAAAGTCCTACCGAATGTTCCTCCAATGAAGGAGCTGAAAAATCGTCCCGACTTTGCACCTGCAATTGGCATGAAAACTAAAAGGGTAGCGTTTTTCAGCGGCTGCCTGATGGATACAATGTTTATTGAATCCAATAATGCTACAATCAAACTCCTTCAGCTTGCCGGATGCGAAGTCATCATTCCAAAGGATCAGGCTTGCTGTGGTGCCCTGCACGGCCACTACGGAGAAAAAGACCATGCCAAGGAAATGGCAAAGAAAAATATCCAGGCCTTTGAGGAGGCAGGCGCAGACTTTATTATCACAAATGCCGGCGGATGCGGAGGCTTCCTGATTGATTATGGGCATCTCCTCCATGATGATCCTGTATGGTCCAGCCGAGCCCATTCCTTCGCAAGTAAGCTAAAGGATATTTCACAAATTTTAGTTGAGGTAGGATTCCATGAACAGGTTGAACTGGAGCTTCCCTATCAGGTTATTACCTATCAGGACTCATGCCACCTTCGCAATGTCATGAAAACTGCTTCGGCTCCAAGAACTTTGTTAAAGGCAATTAAAGGCACCGAATACCGGGAGATGCAGGAAGCAGATCGCTGCTGTGGTTCCGCAGGTATATATAACATCATTGAATCCGAAATGTCGATGAAGCTGCTTGATTACAAAATGGAAAAAGCAAAGCATACTCAGGCTGCTACCATCGTGACAGCGAATCCCGGCTGCCTCCTTCAAATGAAGCTTGGTATCGAACGTGAAGGATTGACTCAATCAATGCGCGGTGTTCATATAGTCGACCTTCTGCTTGAAGCGGTTAAAGATAAAGTCCTTTTGAACAAATAG
- the glcD gene encoding glycolate oxidase subunit GlcD, whose amino-acid sequence MLAQHTKSKISAEARKRFIAVVTEANYDDSQTGRLVYSFDAMPTLQSMPDAVISPRNTQEVSAIVKICNENKIPVVPRGSGTNLCGGTCPVEGGVVLLFKHLNKVLEFDEQNLTITVQPGVITSQINSLVEANGLFFPPDPGSMKISTIGGNILENAGGLRGLKYGVTRDYVMGLEAVLPNGDIIRTGGKLAKDVAGYDFTRLFVGSEGTLGVITEAILKLVPLPETKKTALALYEDLEDAARSVSSIIANKIIPTTLEFLDQATVRVIEDYVKIGLPTHAKAVLLIEQDGPPEVVERDMGKILEICKEEKAFSVQVAKTEQEAEALRTARRVALSALARLKPTTILEDATVPRSEIAKMVGYINEIAEKYKVEICTFGHAGDGNLHPTCPTDVRNHDEMERVEKAFEEIFERAVELGGTITGEHGVGVAKAPYLELKLGKEGIAAMKAVKTALDPNNIMNPGKIFAKASRKRVVVSK is encoded by the coding sequence ATGTTGGCACAGCATACAAAAAGTAAAATCAGTGCGGAAGCGAGAAAGAGATTTATTGCAGTTGTAACAGAAGCAAATTATGACGATAGCCAGACAGGAAGGCTTGTTTATTCATTTGACGCAATGCCTACTCTCCAATCAATGCCGGACGCTGTCATCAGTCCCCGGAACACACAGGAAGTATCAGCAATTGTTAAAATCTGTAATGAAAACAAAATTCCAGTTGTACCAAGGGGCTCTGGAACAAATCTCTGCGGAGGGACCTGCCCCGTTGAAGGCGGAGTTGTCCTTCTATTCAAGCATTTGAATAAGGTACTCGAATTCGATGAGCAAAATCTTACCATAACAGTCCAGCCTGGTGTCATTACGAGCCAGATTAACAGCCTTGTAGAAGCGAATGGCCTCTTCTTTCCCCCTGATCCTGGGTCGATGAAAATTTCTACAATCGGCGGCAATATCCTGGAAAACGCAGGAGGTTTGCGAGGTTTGAAATACGGAGTCACACGCGATTATGTCATGGGTTTGGAAGCTGTTCTCCCAAATGGCGATATTATCCGTACTGGCGGCAAATTGGCAAAGGATGTAGCGGGATATGACTTTACACGCCTTTTTGTGGGATCTGAAGGAACATTGGGCGTCATAACAGAAGCTATTTTAAAGCTCGTTCCACTTCCTGAGACAAAGAAGACCGCTCTCGCTCTTTACGAGGATCTCGAAGATGCGGCAAGATCGGTTTCAAGCATCATTGCAAATAAAATTATACCTACGACCCTCGAATTCCTTGATCAGGCAACAGTAAGGGTTATTGAAGATTATGTAAAAATCGGACTTCCCACTCACGCAAAAGCAGTACTTCTAATTGAACAGGACGGACCTCCGGAAGTCGTTGAGCGTGACATGGGCAAAATTCTCGAGATTTGTAAAGAAGAAAAGGCATTTTCGGTCCAAGTGGCTAAAACTGAACAGGAAGCTGAAGCGCTTCGGACTGCAAGGAGGGTTGCCCTTTCGGCCTTGGCAAGGCTAAAGCCCACTACTATCCTGGAGGATGCTACTGTCCCTCGTTCGGAAATTGCGAAAATGGTTGGCTATATTAACGAGATCGCTGAAAAATATAAAGTTGAAATCTGTACCTTTGGGCACGCCGGCGATGGAAATCTACATCCAACCTGCCCAACCGATGTCCGCAACCATGACGAGATGGAACGGGTAGAGAAAGCTTTTGAAGAAATTTTTGAACGGGCTGTTGAACTTGGCGGCACCATTACAGGTGAACACGGTGTTGGCGTTGCAAAAGCCCCTTATTTGGAATTAAAGCTCGGAAAAGAAGGTATAGCAGCAATGAAGGCAGTAAAAACTGCGCTAGATCCGAATAATATTATGAACCCTGGCAAAATATTTGCTAAAGCCAGCAGAAAACGTGTGGTGGTCTCAAAATGA
- a CDS encoding alpha/beta-type small acid-soluble spore protein gives MARNSNKLLVPGVEQFLDQVKYEIAQEFGVQLGSDTVSRANGSVGGEITKRLVQQAQAQMTGRSE, from the coding sequence ATGGCACGCAATAGTAATAAATTACTTGTACCAGGCGTTGAGCAATTCCTGGACCAGGTCAAATACGAAATCGCCCAGGAATTTGGTGTCCAATTGGGCTCCGATACAGTTTCAAGGGCAAACGGTTCAGTAGGCGGAGAAATTACAAAACGCCTTGTTCAGCAGGCTCAGGCACAAATGACTGGCCGTTCAGAATAA
- the sigI gene encoding RNA polymerase sigma factor SigI, protein MRVMLSLLFLSNKKKRTLEESVQLIQQGDKKLNNELIEAYKPFIAKTVSVVCKRYIVQSDDEFSIGLIAFNEAIQKYSPDRGSSLLSFAEVLIKRRVIDYIRTQAKHSSVSLELQNDPDDSEARGKIIENEISLDDYRKRSDEELRREEIFRFQRHLKEYDLSIQDLVEHSPKHADARKNAIEAASLLASREDLRESLFSTKRLPIKQLEELVDVSRKTLERNRKYIIAMALIMSGDYVYMKDYIKGVLDS, encoded by the coding sequence GTGAGGGTTATGCTAAGCTTATTGTTCTTATCCAACAAAAAGAAAAGGACGCTTGAGGAATCTGTCCAATTAATACAGCAAGGTGATAAGAAGCTGAACAATGAATTGATTGAAGCGTATAAGCCGTTTATTGCAAAAACAGTATCAGTTGTTTGCAAACGGTATATCGTTCAATCAGACGATGAGTTTAGCATAGGTCTTATTGCGTTTAATGAAGCGATTCAAAAGTATTCACCAGATCGTGGCAGCTCGCTGTTAAGTTTTGCTGAAGTGCTAATAAAACGGAGAGTAATTGATTATATTCGAACCCAGGCGAAGCATTCCTCGGTAAGTCTTGAACTTCAAAATGATCCGGATGACTCGGAAGCACGCGGCAAAATAATAGAAAATGAAATTTCGCTTGATGACTATCGAAAAAGGTCTGATGAAGAGCTAAGAAGAGAAGAGATTTTTCGCTTTCAAAGACATTTAAAAGAGTATGATCTTTCCATTCAGGATCTTGTTGAGCATTCCCCAAAACATGCTGATGCTAGGAAAAATGCAATAGAAGCGGCCAGCCTGCTTGCAAGCAGGGAAGACTTGCGTGAAAGCTTATTTTCTACAAAAAGGCTGCCCATTAAACAATTGGAAGAATTGGTGGATGTGAGCCGTAAAACTCTTGAACGAAATCGCAAGTATATCATCGCAATGGCTTTAATTATGTCGGGTGATTATGTATATATGAAGGACTATATAAAAGGGGTGCTTGACTCATGA